A single window of Rubripirellula lacrimiformis DNA harbors:
- a CDS encoding metal ABC transporter permease: MSLFDTLFAYNTMVVLAGTMLLGVAAGVTGTFLLLRGRALAGDVIGHAALPGVAIAFLVHSMIAPESGKSLAVMLIGGAISSGLGMVAVLWLRRVGRLPEDAVLAIVLSTFFGAGVVIMPIVQASPTGSQAGLPGFIFGQAASIRQADVWLLGSIAVATILASMTLIKEWTLMCFDEGLATVLGYPIRRLDLLLMALVVAVSVAGMQAVGLLLIVALLIIPASAARYWSDSIRPNIWISGGIGALSAGLGSMASAVVPKLSTGAIIVVFAALLLAISVLVGRQHGLIFRWRAISRLKQQNLAE; the protein is encoded by the coding sequence GTGTCGTTGTTCGATACCCTGTTCGCTTACAACACCATGGTCGTGCTAGCAGGCACGATGCTATTGGGGGTCGCTGCTGGCGTCACAGGCACATTCCTGTTGCTACGCGGACGGGCTCTTGCCGGCGACGTGATCGGGCACGCGGCACTTCCGGGCGTCGCGATCGCATTTCTGGTGCACAGCATGATCGCACCGGAATCCGGAAAAAGCTTGGCCGTGATGCTGATCGGCGGTGCCATCAGCAGCGGGCTTGGGATGGTCGCCGTTTTGTGGCTGCGACGGGTCGGACGTCTGCCCGAGGACGCGGTTCTGGCGATCGTACTGAGCACGTTTTTTGGCGCCGGCGTCGTGATCATGCCGATCGTCCAGGCATCACCGACGGGCAGCCAAGCCGGGCTGCCTGGGTTCATTTTTGGCCAAGCGGCATCGATTCGCCAAGCCGACGTGTGGCTGCTGGGATCGATCGCCGTGGCCACGATCCTGGCCAGCATGACGTTGATCAAAGAATGGACGTTGATGTGTTTCGACGAAGGGCTGGCAACCGTATTGGGTTATCCGATTCGGCGGCTGGACCTGCTATTGATGGCCCTGGTCGTTGCGGTCAGTGTGGCCGGCATGCAAGCGGTCGGGCTGCTGTTGATCGTCGCACTTCTGATCATTCCGGCCAGCGCCGCGCGGTACTGGAGCGATTCGATTCGGCCCAACATTTGGATATCCGGCGGCATCGGTGCGTTATCAGCCGGCCTCGGATCGATGGCAAGCGCCGTCGTGCCCAAATTAAGCACCGGCGCGATCATCGTGGTTTTCGCCGCCCTGCTGTTGGCGATTAGCGTGCTGGTCGGTCGTCAACACGGACTGATCTTTCGTTGGCGGGCGATCAGCCGATTGAAACAACAGAATTTGGCGGAATGA